The genomic segment CTCTACTATACATTATGACAGTTCTCATCTCTTTGAACTGAGTTGGTAAACTATTCAAGAGTATCACAGCTTGATCCTCTTCTTTTGTATTATCCCTCATGTTGTTCAAGGCTAATAGCAACTTTGTCATGTCATCAAAGTTCTGCTCTAGAGTATTCATGGCATTCATCTTGAAGCCACATAGCTTTCCTTTTAGGAATATTTTCGATGCTGTAGACTTAGTCATGTAAAGCTGTTCCAACTTATTCCATAGTCGAGCAGCTGTTTTTTCCCCAATAACTTGCCTTAACACATTATCAGAAAGATTCATTATTATGGCTGACCGAGCTTGTCTTGCAATCAAGCTCTTCTCTTCAAGACTTGAAGAATCCTTCTCTTTTGGTTCATTAGCATCCTTCGTGTCACTGATTAGGGCTTCATCACGTTTTTGATATATCAAGATTGCCATCATCTTCTCTTTCCACAGATTGAAGTCACCCGTTCCATCAAATTTTTCAAGATCAAACCGTGTAGATGTTGATGTCATGGTGATGACTGAGATCTTGATCTGTAGTTGCTTGTAGCTTTGATCTTATTACCCTAGTAACCTGGCTTCTGATACCACTGTGGGAAGAAAAACAGAATTTAAGGTGAAGATCAAAGCTAAACAAATATCACTTCTAAACTTATAATATCAGAAACTTTAAGTTCAAACAGAACAAATAGTTTATCAATGTTAAGTCCAAAAACATATGTTAAACAAATATGAGTAATAAGGAAGAAGAACACCAAAGCTTATCCTGGTTCGGCTAACCAAAATAGTTAGCCTACATCCAGCTTTCCCCAAGGGTTTTATTGATCTTTGACAATTATTTCACCAAGATTACAAAAGCTCATAATTGGTAAGAATACACCAATCTTATCTATACAAGAAAACCAGTAGATCACCAAGCTAATCACTCTCAAAACACTCTGATTTTTCACTCAAGAATGAACCTTTCACAATACAAAGATTTCCTCACACACTCGTACAAAGATTCAATCAACTCTCCTAGGAATCCTCTGAGCTGAAACCTTGTGTAACAGTACTTCTTGGCAAACCTCTTCAATCTGAAACCAGAGCCCTCTTCTCAGTTTTCTCACTTATGTTCCTTCTAAAACTTGAGcctcacacacacacatatatattgatATTCAAGAACTTGGACAGCTCAGCTaagttctttaaaaccaagaaaCAAACTTAACTggtgtttaaaagaaaaaataacagATAATTAGTTATATCATGATTACAATATTTATCACAGTaattactatcaattttaaataatatttattatataatatatatttttttataattactaATTATCttgcaaaaacataataataaGAATTTATAAGTAATTACTACTTGACATCTAAGCACACtttgtatttttaaaatataGTGTAATTACTAACGTTCTAATAATTACTAgaatatagtctattaattataAAGTTGTTTCCAAACACAAAACTATATGCATGTATTTTATACATATAATTGAGACTAGTAGAGATCAATTTTGTACTTTAGTACAGGAAAGAAAATGACTTATCAACTTCTGAATGTAATATAATCGAAGTATCAAAGTACTGCATGGCAAATAGCGATGTCACACATGTACActacataaatatatttttataattatacaaATTAGGACGTAAATTTGGATAGTGCCTTGGTAGCTCTGTATCACCATTCACCACTACATAAAATATAACAAAAGAACCTGACGTTATAACCACTCCTCATCTCGTTCTTAGATTCAACACGTAAACCCACTTCTAAGCCAGCACATCCATATTCCTTTCCAAGGCAATAATTTTCTTCATTACCCAATTTTATACACCAAATCATTAACCCCAACTACCTTATCACTTCTTTCAGATACATGAAAAGGAtgttaatattttaaataataataataatcaaaccacatgataattaatattatttaatcgACAGACATATTTCTTGGTCTACCAACCTTTGTTTTTTTGTACCAAACGTTGCGGTAGCTCCCCCACTCTTTGCTTCATTTTTAAGACAGAAGTATAAAAagtaaaatattttcaaatactaaaatgtttaatttgatggttaaaaaacttaaaaacgaTGTTTGCATGTGAAaaatcatttcttcttcttcttcttcttcttcttcttcttcttattattattattattattattattatcatcatcaacTCTGATCTAATTTATATTACCATAATAGAAAAATACAGAATCAATCAGCAAacaaaattctaattaaaatagAATCCTTTTTCTCTTTCCTATAATTTGTTCAAAGTCTTCTCTTTTTGTTAGATCAGATGGAAATAAAAAGCTCAAATCAACATCACAAATAACAAACTCACAACACTATTTGATCCTCTCCCCCATCTCCAAAATTCTTTGATCCCATTTATCTCTCTTTCTTTCACTCAGCTCATCAAAGTTCCAAACCCAgaatttagagagagagagagaaccatgAGGACCAAAGTAGCTCAACTTATTAGTCTAAAACTCACTCTCTCCTTATTCTTCCTCTTCTTCCTCATTCTCATAATCAGATCAAACTTCTCTTTCACTAATGTCTCTACTCCAGCCACCGTTGTCTCACAACAAACCCACCTCTCAAATTCAACGGACGATCATGATCACGACGATCAAAAGACTACGTCTACAGCTGCAAACACTGACTGTGCtaacaatattaatattaatgCTTCCCCAGTACAAACATGTAACAAAACGCCGCCGTCTCTGGCCAACGCATTGGTCCACTACGTAACGACGAACATCACCCCACAACAGACCCTCAAAGAAATCTCAGTCTCCATGAGAATCCTCGAGAAGAAGTCTCCATGCAACTTCCTCGTCTTCGGACTAGGCCACGACAGCCTCATGTGGAACGCCCTTAACTACGGCGGCCGCACGGTCTTTCTAGAGGAAGACAAGGCTTGGATCGAGCAAATCCAGCGTCGTATACCGGGTTTGGAGTCGTATCACGTTGAATACGACACTAAGGTCCACCAGGCGGACGAGCTGATGAAGATCGGTAGTAAGGCCGGGGATTGTCAGGTCGTCGGGGACCCACGATTCTCCAAGTGTCAGCTTGCGCTGAAGAACTTCCCCAGTGACGTCTACGACACCGAGTGGGACCTAATCATGGTCGACGCGCCTACAGGGTATGTCATACACGCGCCGGGGAGGATGACCGCCATTTACACGGCGGGGCTTATGGCGAGGAATAGAGAGAGTGGAGAGACTGACGTGTTCGTCCACGACGTGGATAGGCCCGTAGAGGATAAATTCTCTAAGGCTTTCCTTTGCGAAGGGTACCTGACCGAAGAAGAAGGGAGGTTGAGGCACTTCACTATTCCCAGCCATAGGGCCCGTCTCGgcagaccattttgcccttaagATATAGGATTGACAGTTGAGTTGATATCGGATAAAGCGTCTTTTGCCTTGTTAAATTTTTTCTCGCCTTCAATTGTAAgccaataattattatttttactgTAAAATAAAACTGCTCTTTTTATTTCAATGATATTTTATAGATGTACAAGTGATATTACATAATTTACTTGGATTTGGTTTACAAttagagatttaaaaaaaaaaaaaaaaactattaaagtCTAGACCATTGTATGAATTAAACCAAAATTTAAAACTCACATATAAATGTTAATGATCATATTGGTGTCGTTCAATGATGAAAGTCAAAGTTGTTACCGTGAGATAGTCGAATTCAGATCATTGATCAAAATAAGTAatgtgaataaataattaattagagagaaAATTAgacaagaaaataataaatgatagattttcattaggtttattataaattATACTTAGAGGTATGATTCTTTTTGATTATGTTGTTTTGTGTAAAACTCTAAATTTACTatcttaaataaataatatattttatagctcaaaaatatttttttgacaaGTTTGAAGCAGTTGTTCCGACAAGTTTATAATCTGTCGCGACaatttattttctttagtcttaATTCTTTAGAAATCATCATATTTGTTTATGACAATTGTATTATTTGATATTTGTCTATATATATTGATATTCACCGAGAAAAGATCATTTTATTTATAAGaagatttttctttaaataaaatatactttCCTTTTTTAGACTTTGATACTTTTTGTCAactgattaaataatattttgtgatattttttattgataaatttcgTGATATTGGCTGGCTGTTAAAAGAAAGGTTAAAAGAATgtagtttctttattttaaaaaaggaaactttgtgtaataaagaaaatttatagagatatctttttatttaaaaaatgattttaaattcccttttattgtgattttcggaatTAATATCTTGGATTAATTTGTAAGGTTTGCAAATAATTCCTTATTTAGTTTGATTCTCACAATAAGTTTATAAAATGAATTTGTATcttggttttataaagaaaatattatgtGCTTACGAATTCATTTATGGAATATTTGTCTTTTGATTTTCGTGCTGCTCAAGATAATAAACTTTGGGAAATACAATCTTTGAaggaattaattattatttctatcttgagaaatttgatctgaTGTAGGTATTAGCTGTCCCTGCAAAATTTGTGTCTGTCGGATCAGTGATTAGTGCCAAAAAAATAcacatttgttgattttaattgttaaaataaattaaattttaattaatattttcatggaattaatgtgatatattctTACATTGGAAATATTTgatcttaatttaatttatttatattttttagaaaataaagtgtattttggcacttggaaacaaagaaaaaagaaagcaaGAAGGGAAGAAGTAGAACTGAAAATACAGTggaattgtggtatttttgaaataatattgCCCAGGTCAATTTCGGCCCAAATAGCCCACGCCCAGCCCTTCCTTTCTCCCCAGCGCACCACCTGGCGTGCTTCCCTCGTGCCACGTGTCTCATCTGGTGACCCACATTCCCTTGATGCGTCCATCAAACCCAACCCAACGTAATCCTCTTAGCATCCCAGAAGGACCAGCTGAGTTCAACCATCCCAATGAAACCCAGTACTCCCAAGGCCCAATGTAAACCAGCGGCCCAACTTGCCTCTTCCAGCAGTCATTCAAAGCCCAGCACCACATTGGCCCAAACCGAAGGCCAAACTGAAGCTCCCCCAACGCAGGCCCATCTGAAGCAGCCCAACCCTCCCAGCCAGTGCCTACATGGCACACTCCCATTGGCTGGgagtgggtcaaaacccacttctgccaccagccacctttaacccatattttgtgggtattgggccttgcaaaattgctattttgagctttaaagttcatactctgtggtattttagaaaaatgacattttgaccatacaccaaaataactaggttaatatttataataagatttgattttttaaaatcatattttattattaatatttcagatttattttgtaaaccacattttgttgtttaatttctttttagtcattttctccctctataaataaggATTCTCATTTtacattttgtatgtaatttttagatagcaaaactctaccaaattttagtctcaatTCTCATAtgttctctctagaatttcataaGAATGTCTaacataataggctaaccttcttaggaaggttaggatgatcctatatgcactatgaatttgtttggtatttttgattcaccatgtgcttaaagtttatatattttagtgatttattttctttcatctctatttcttcatcttgttatctatatttgtgtttactaatagtatatagattttttcaagcactttctatgtattatcaaattagtaaaaataatatagataatatcttcatcattttctccatctcattcgtatatatttacttttgctaaaatctatatagaattagtcatgctctttctatttattttataaatagtaaaagtaatatttgtgctAGGTTTCATGTCAAATCTTTTATTACATTATTGCCAatgtgttgacccagattttggtcaactgacacggagtcagaatatgcttgatgtgaatgaatgcgttgaaaagaaccgaatgacaaaaagtaataagaatacgatattttatagtggttcggccccaggatctggtaatgacctacgtccacttagattgttattgatctgagaatcaaatgagtgatcaaagaacaagggttcaatgagtttcactaacctctgaagaacaatataatatatcaagtagaattactctagtctcaaataattcaaaagccaaaagtccccccccccccccccttgagctatctttctctatttataggctcaagggggattacatgattttgttggcgatattctctcctaattaaccggatatccaggagattatgtgagttaaattcgagatttacaaagatctttatagtaatattacattgcatgcggaaccatcgaccagactggttgtAGGTAAGATTGGGCCGCCTCCTGCttataatgtgtcttctggtcgatacactagcagagctcttccaggtgtcagccacgtgtccagggatcacttgccacatcatcaatgccaattttttggataacatttgccccccaagtttatttattacgagcaataaataaacttttgagcgaacgacccttcggtaaccccgccatacgtgtcagaacccttcgtgtgttcttggaaaaagcaacctactcctgtctaatcatgacttttcggttccccagtaataattcgacggctattccgcttccccatacttcgaaaaagggaaactgatgattacaccttttttatgccacagacaaacttatataacatctccaaacttccctttttccttttacgcacgccattgccttctcaagaaaccctaaaatccaGAGCTtcaatcttctcccgaagaccgttcttctgcattttcaagactcaacccgagagttccttgatttcCGAAGACTCTTTACCAGTCTCCACGACcatctttttggtaagtttttgaatccttatgcttcaaattttcataatgcatgcttctgtattttgactgtttgagttcatctgcttttggtttgagatgcttgtgagtagaatgtcttgtaggtgaaaaaggttacgagttagtttaatagttgggatcatacttttaggacgtaaaatcgaagtaaaaattcgatctttgggctagttggaaaataggtttttcccgccctaaggggagttgaaaaagcttttttgaaattttttttgctttcaccctttgatccgtttctcaaactgttcgtatggaaagatttagctttttgttagaatgctgttgtgtaaaagcttgacttttatactcgaccaacgctattctaaaaagcctttaaaaattctctatcctcacctccccattcttctgtttgcagaccttgatgctagatttgtggggaggtgaacggcccattgacgatgatcttctcgcccagctgctcgaaggcgaagaacgaCCGACCGACTGAATTCACGAGATTCCCTTTTCACGATCTtcctccagacctcgtccttctcctcctcaaatggcacgCTCTAAATCCCtcggcaagaaaagacctgaat from the Humulus lupulus chromosome X, drHumLupu1.1, whole genome shotgun sequence genome contains:
- the LOC133804885 gene encoding glucuronoxylan 4-O-methyltransferase 1-like gives rise to the protein MRTKVAQLISLKLTLSLFFLFFLILIIRSNFSFTNVSTPATVVSQQTHLSNSTDDHDHDDQKTTSTAANTDCANNININASPVQTCNKTPPSLANALVHYVTTNITPQQTLKEISVSMRILEKKSPCNFLVFGLGHDSLMWNALNYGGRTVFLEEDKAWIEQIQRRIPGLESYHVEYDTKVHQADELMKIGSKAGDCQVVGDPRFSKCQLALKNFPSDVYDTEWDLIMVDAPTGYVIHAPGRMTAIYTAGLMARNRESGETDVFVHDVDRPVEDKFSKAFLCEGYLTEEEGRLRHFTIPSHRARLGRPFCP